GCCATGACAAAAGATAACCCTAAATCCTCCATACTTCACTCTAACCTATGTGATACATTGATCTGAACAATAGACTTGGCTTCCCAGATAGGGTTTTCTTGGCTTtctgatttctgtatatttttttgaTTCTTTGTACTGCATTGCTTTCTTTTTATGATATTGTATTTCTAGACTGGCTGTTTAATGGGAGACAATGGTTCTGAGTTTGAGTAAAGCCAGCCTCAAATGAGAAACTGGCTATTGAAAATCTGTACAATAGAtaatttgcaggtcaggaagcaaaagttgaATATCTGTGGGTCAACTATCACTTAGTTCCTAGTACTCAAGATACAAATTCTCCTTCACAGATACCAATGATagcaaatggattaaaaactgaATTGCAGATCAGCAACACCATGACAAAGGAATGTGGAACTattctttcctgctgctgctgctgctaagtcacctcagtcatgtccgattctgtgcaaccccatagacggcagcccaccaggctcccctgtctctgggattctccaggcaagaacactggagtgggttgccacttccttctccaatgcatgaaagtgaaaagtgaaagtgaagtcgctcagttatgtccaaccctcagcgtccccatgcagcctaccaggctcctccatccataggattttaaCTTCTTATTTAGCACATCACTTGCCTTATACACCAATTCCACATAGTATTACCTACAGACCTGAAAGGGGATGTGCTAGGGTCTCACTCAGAGCTGCAGCTCATTCAGTATGTGctgttttttaaatcacttaaCTCATACTCTGGATTAATTTATTTACCATAAAGTAACCATATTTTCTGAACCTCCAGTTGAGTCATATGGTCTAATATGTATTAGCATACTTTGGGAAGACACTAATGAGAAATTAGGGATGCTATGGAAACAGAAAACTAAGTCAGAAATAACACTCATATCACAATCCTAATCTTAATTCACATTTCAAAAGTACATATTCCCACTTACTGAATAAACAGGTCTGGTCCCTTCAATCTTAAACACATACCACTCCATCAACCTTCTTTCAAACAGATCTTTTTGATCTCCATCCTAGAAAATAGGATTGTCTTCTAACCTGTAGTGGTGAAAACATTGGCCTGAGGAACTCTGTGTTTTGAGTCAAGCTTCTTTTCAGGCAGGAAAACCAAGAGGTACCTTTTGTTCACACCAAATGTCCCTTGCAGAATTCAAAATGgcttttgggtcaggaagatttcctggaacaGGCCCCTTTGTCACTGAATGACAACCCGTAATCATTCTAAACtgtatcaataaaaaaaaaaaaaaaatagagaggaaTGTTACACTCTGCATCGTGTGCATAAGAACATCACACgttcacttaaaaatgtaaactgaactgaggtgtaTTTATTTCCCACTTTACCAAGGAATAGCTGCAATGTTAGTGCTGAAGATGTATCACAATCTGAAAATCAACAACCCTGCCTGATTCTCTTGGGACATGGAGGTGCTAATGTTTATGATTCCgatgcaattaaaaataatttttcactggTTAATGTTGACTTcccaaaaaatggggaaaagagtatatatgtatgtatgtaactcAGAGTATTTTCCTTAGATATTTCTTATTCCATATATTGAATTCTATTTCAACACATGCTTAATGAAGATTTTCAGAGCTTCGGCGATCCTGTTTAAAACAAATTTGACAAGGAAAGCAGCAGCACTTGTGAAACACTACATGTGTCTAAGCATAAAATGAGTTCCCCAGCACAGGTTGGCACACTGTTTTCTGACAAGACTGTACTGTAACAAAGCAAGAAATCAAAATGTTTACTTACCAACTTTCACCATGTGTATTCAACTGGAGACTGAggagttattttttaataagtgaaTCTCTTTGCTTTAGAAGTTGCTAGAATAAATAGCTTCAACATAAACCCAATTTATTTGGTTTAGTTCACACTCTAAAGCTAAATTTGAAACTCCTGGTTCTGCATTTAACCTAACAGGGagatttaaaaactgttttgttcTTACTACTTAACTATAAAACCAAGGCTGATATGAGTTGAGGGATACATTATCATTTGATTGGGCTACATTATCATTTAATTCCTTCCAGCACCAACATTCTGTGGAATTGAAGAAAATACTAAATTAGCTTGACATGTAGCCTAGTCACCtgactgtacatttaaaaacaaaaacctgagaaTCAGGGACTAGAAATGATGTGCCCACAGTCAACAAGTTGACTCTGGACCCCTAAACCAGCTGTCACACACCTCAGGAACCCACAAGCTCCCTTTTCACAGAAAATCAAAGGAGTATTTAAATCCCCTGTTTATCCCATAACTGTTATGCATAACTGTTTCCTTCACAAGGATTTGCAAAAGAGAACAATGCATCTAcccttgaaaagactctgattagGATAACCCTCAAACATTGTACTTTTGGTAACATTTATTATCATCTAAAAAGCAACAAAAGGATCCCAGATCCCAAGAATTCAAATCTCTAAATGGGGTCATCTTTCTTTTATGTTACAATCAAATGTGTATGGTGGCCTTGAAGAAAATACCGTTTGCTAAATCAGTTACAAATAACCCCTAGAAGCATATTTTAGTATAAAACATTCACAAATGGTACTAAAGAACTTTGTCTAGCTgtgatttgaaaagaaaaaactcagcTGCACTGAGGACTCTACCTTCACACATTCTCTATAAGGGAACTGTTCCACACCAAAGTGTTCCTATACAAGTCTTGAGGGCTTAAATGCGTCCTTCCTAGTGTGGAATCAAGATCCAGACATCCTAAAATAAACGTGTCTTGCAGGAAGAAAAGCACAAACAAACATTTAGTGATAACCTAGAAATATTTGGTTTGGAAGCCCCTGCTGTCACTTCGTGACCCTTAAGAAAACCATTTAAGATAAAGAAACAACGCTTAGGGTCCCTAAATGACTATATTACAGAATTTCCTAAATTCTGGATTCTCAGAATTACCAACTCCATTACATATCAATACAATTTAATGTaacttttcagatttaaaaaggaGATGCTGTAGAACcaacaaaatacattttctcaACAGCCAAATCATTGCTATTGCTATTATAGCATGGTCAATAAACAATCAATGCCACAGTtacatttaaactattttaagatATAATCTGACCTTGTTGGGTACAGCAAAAGATACATGGTATCTTGTCCACAGAGCCAATTTTTTATACCACAACATGCCTGGGATCCTCCCCCAAGAGAAGAAACTGAAGTAATCATTCAATGACAGGCTATCTTGTGTCTGCAAACCATCTGCTTATAAGGAGctcaaaattaaagaaactaTCCATGATTTTTACAATATCCTAATAAACCATGTAACTCAAGGGTTCTAAACCTCTTTTTCTCCCAGAGGAGCATGAAGCACTGCAGACGTAACATCAGGCATTTATACGGAACTCTGCATTTCAGAGTTTTCACATGTTCTCATTTGCCTTCTGTAAAAACTCTGTGACATAACAAATGCACCACGTGTCCTCTTTTTCAGTAAGAGGAAACTGGAGGGGCAGAGATGAACAGAGAAACCTTCCCAAATGAACGGTGACCAACCTGAACAGTGTTACCCTAGTCTAATGTTTGCTACATTTTTTGCTCtaaatccaaaatatattaaaatgccaCCTTGGAAGTCTTGTTACAAGATGGCATTTCCTTGCTCTGTAACTCTGTTGTCCACTAGAGATTTTTGGTCTGCACATTCAACTGACCCCCATACTCCCCCACCGCCGCTGTTCTTCATTCTCCAAAAGGTGTTCTTGAAAGGTGTAGCTCTATAGTGGTGGAGAAGGGGATAAAACTTGGGTTTTAAATCCAACATTGAATTTACTTTGAATTTTAAGTATCATTAAAGGAGAGATAAGATTTATGTTATTATCAAATGATGACCTGGGGTTATAAGTCTTGAGAAAAGCTActctagctctttttttttttttttaaagttcacagTTGTCAGAGTTCATTATGTGCTGAGATACCTTCCATAGCATTTTCCCCCCAGACCTCCGAATAACCATTTTACAAAGAACAGAAGTTAAAATATTGGAGAATAAGGCCTCTTATGCATTCTGAGTTTGCTAACCTACATCTCTTGATAACTTAACAATATAAGTCACATCACTAGCTGTTACCTCACATTCTAGAGCACCTTGTCGTGAGTTAAATTCAGTTTTAAGTGTCATAAATTCCTTTCATAAaaatgataatgatggtgatgtGGAAACCCAATGTGTTGACACCAGTTCTATCAATCTGAGCAAATAGAATGCTGAATTCTGAGGTGAATCCCCACATTCTGCCCTTAAGTCGCtgcacaaataaataaacttagtAAATCTAGCATTTATGTTGCACATTTAATAGAAAGCTCTTAAGCCATAATCACTGTAGCTGCTGGGCATCTTATTTCTTCAAGAATTCTTTCAGTGCATGCATTAACTTTGGTTAAATTATTCTGGCTTTAAAGgcagaagaatatataaaatagtatggTTTCAGAAGCATCATTGTTAACAGACCAATTTCAAAAGATTCATTTGCTAAATTTGACTTCATAGTCCCTTTGCAGATCAAttattgagattttaaaaaagaagggaatcATGTGCTGCTATCTGTGTGGCCATTTGTCTTacacaaagaaaataagagaacaaTAAAATAAGACTAAGAAATCATTCTTCCAATGATTGTCATTGAACTGTTACATTTGTAAACATTCACAGTATGAAGTCTTTCTCAATCTCCAGCATATAAAGtagtgcaaaggaaaaaaaaaaaaagtaaagaaaattccAGTCCTGTTATCTGTGAACAAAATTTGTTACAGTTTCTCTGATTTCATTTCTTCCATTATTGTTAGACATTTGATGTCACATCTTcccaaaattaataataaaatataatcaatttCTAAAGGCCCCTGCagcctttttaaaagttaatttccagttaaaaataaactttaattaaaTCCAAGATAAAATTGTGACCTATATTCTATTAAataattcactttcttttttctacataatatttcttacaatttttaaaaaacaacagctaTGGAATCCAAAGACATGAAATGCTATTAAAGCACTGAATAAACAACTGCTCAAATTCATTAGTTCTTACATAGTAAATACTTCAAAATGCCAACTTTTCCCATCACTGCACGATTACTAACAACGTTGACAATTTacttgtacatacacacatatgcgcgcacacaccacacacacacacacacacacacacattctctccaGGGAACTGTGTTTACTTTTAACATCTCTTCCAGTTAATGTGCAAAATTCTTGcattctaataaaaatataaagatagatTTGCTCCTACTTAAGCCTCCCTTCTCTCCAAGATGTATCATTTATTTGATATGTAATACAAGTTTAGTAACAATTATGCCATGTATAACCATTAAATGGTGTACTACTGTATGCATTGGATTCATTTGCATATATCATTTTCATAACTGCACTCTCTATGCATAAATATATTTGGAGATGCTGGGATTGGGGGAGCGGGCAGCATCGGGTGGAGAGCGAGATTCACACGTCGGTCTCCACAGCCTTCGCATTAGAACAGTTGTTTTTATCTGTCTCACTGTCATCCCCCTTTCCCTGACACTTCTCCTTTGCACAGAGAGATTCCTTAACTCCTTCTTCCATCTCTAGATACTCTGACTTGTCCCCCAGGGAAGAAGAAGTAGAGCTCCGAAATTTCTTCAGCAAATTAGAAGGGAGGTATGGGCAACTGACTGCATTCTGTGTGAGCTGTGTCTGTTCCTCATTTTCAGTCTCTCTGTGGTAGAAATAGTTAAAGTTAGAGACAATCACTGGCACGGGCAGAGCGATGGTTAAGACACCTGCAATGGCACACAGAGACCCTACAATCTTGCCCCCCACCGTGATGGGCTTCATGTCCCCATAGCCCACGGTTGTCATGGTCACCACAGCCCACCAAAATGCATCGGGGATGCTTTGGAAGTGGGTGGTCGGCTCATCTGCCTCCGCGAAATACACAGCGCTGGAGAAGAGGATGACCCCGATGAAGAGGAAGAAGATCAGGAGGCCTAGTTCGCGCATGCTGGCTCGGAGCGTGTGGCCCAGGATCTGCAGGCCTTTGGAGTGTCTGGAGAGCTTGAAGATCCGGAATACTCGGACCAGACGGATGATCCTGAGAATGGCAAAGGacatggcctgctgctgctgcccgtTGCCACCCCCCTGCTGCTGGGCCAGATCCGTGCCCAGCGTGATGAAGTAAGGCAAAATGGAGACGATGTCAATGATGTTCATGATGTTTTTGAAGAAGAGGGCTTGGCTGGGACAAGCAAAGCAGCGAACCACAAACTCGAAAGAAAACCACACGATGCACACTGTCTCCACGATGAAGAAGGGGTCGTTGAAGATCGTGTGCCCTGAGTTCTCCGGGTGGGGAGCCGACGTGTCGTTCAACAACCCACCGTGCCCGCCCGTGCTCAGGGCCATGATGAGATCCCTGTCGTCCCGAAACTCCGGCAAGGTTTCCAAGCAGAAGATGACGATGGAGATGAGGATAACCAGGACGGAGACAATGGCTATGCCCCTCGCTGGACTGGAGCTCTCCGGATACTCAAAGAGCAGCCAGATCTGCTTCTTAAATTCGTTCTCCGGCAAggccctgtcctcctcctctctcACAAAGCCCTCATCCTCCCGAAACTTGAGCAGGGCCTCCTCCCCCAGCTGGTAGAACTTCACCTCCTCAGTGAAGATATCAAAGGGGACGTTGACTGGCCTCTTCAGGCGGCCCCCTGACTGGTAATAATATAAGATGGCATCAAAGCTAGGCCTGTTCCTGTCGAAAAAATACTCGTTGCGCAGAGGGTCGAAATACTGAGTCCTCTTCTCAGGGTCCCCCAGCAAAGTCTCGGGAAACTGGGCCAGGGTTTTCATCTGGGTCTCGAAGCGCAGACCCGAGACATTGATCACCACGCGTTCACAGCAGTCGCTGTAGCGGACAGAGCTgtagccgccgccgccgctgccgccgccaccgccgccccCATCGTCCTGCGCCAGCAGGTCGGTGTAGGAACACTCCTCCCCATGGTCCTCCTCGCTGTAATAAAaccttccctcctcttcctcgtCCTCCTCGTCGTCCTCCTCTTCGTCCTCCTCACTCAGATCCCGCAGGATCTTCTCCTCCGAGCCACTGGGCATCAGGTCGGAGCAGTGAGGGAAGCTGCTCTGCCGGTGATGGACTTTCTTCTTCTCCGGGTGCGGTCGCCGCCTCCTCCGACTTCCCCGGCCGCTCTGGGGGTCGTGGGAGGTGCAGGCCCCGCGcgatgggtggtggtggtgggcacCCCCTCCAGAGCCCCCACCGCCTTCCACCGCAGCAGTGGCCGCGGCCACCGCGGCAGCCGCAGCCGCCCTCGAGTGAGCCAGCCTCTCGCGCTCCCGCGCCCGGGCCTGAGCCGCGTAACCATAAGGCATGTGACTGTTGCACCCTGAGCTCTCAGCACTCACCATTGCAACCTCCATGGTGGCGGTTTGGGGAAATGGCTGGTTCCAgttggagaagaagaaagaaaaatagggcagattcttttctcaccAAATTAAGGTAAGTTTGGAACCCTTAAGCAGATTGCTTGGAAGATGAAGGATATTTTCAGTCCAActttgcattttctgtttttaaatcagCACGCCCCATGCTCTCTCTTCTCAGGGATTCAACGTTGCTCTCCAGAGAGATGGCCTGGCACTTTCAAGTAAAAGTCAGAAAATGTCGGGGTCTCCCAAACACCTGTTTTGGGGTGGATGTTCAAATCTGGAAATATAACTAGGATGTCATTGGTCTTGATGCTGAAAGTTTCAACGACAGCAAGTAGCCGACCGCCGGCAGTTGTGCCTAGagaatggaatatattttttctgcCATGGAAATTGTCCAAAgctcagtccatgaaatttaaataaaatgcaaataagcCTTTAAGTCTTAACACTTGCCTTCTAGTGACAGCCTGACCCATGTTAACATGTGATTTGAAGTATGTCCAGGCATTGCCACTCAAAGCCTAGCAGGATGATTCTCCCGGCTCTCCCCTTAAGTTCATCACAGGCTTCCTGGACCTAGGGGCAATGTTGAGCTAGCTGTAGAGGCAAAGACCTTGGGAGGTAGAGTAGATGCAAGATGAGGTGTCAGTGGGGGGCAAGCCCAGCTCTGAGGTCTCCATAGAAATCAAGGAAATGCAGAGCATCCTTCATCTAAAATCATGCAGAAGAAGCCACTTCACctggaaaaaggaagggaaacaagcatgggagaaaaataaaaagaatcaaataataaAGAGC
Above is a genomic segment from Bos javanicus breed banteng chromosome 15, ARS-OSU_banteng_1.0, whole genome shotgun sequence containing:
- the KCNA4 gene encoding potassium voltage-gated channel subfamily A member 4 — encoded protein: MEVAMVSAESSGCNSHMPYGYAAQARARERERLAHSRAAAAAAVAAATAAVEGGGGSGGGAHHHHPSRGACTSHDPQSGRGSRRRRRPHPEKKKVHHRQSSFPHCSDLMPSGSEEKILRDLSEEDEEEDDEEDEEEEGRFYYSEEDHGEECSYTDLLAQDDGGGGGGGSGGGGYSSVRYSDCCERVVINVSGLRFETQMKTLAQFPETLLGDPEKRTQYFDPLRNEYFFDRNRPSFDAILYYYQSGGRLKRPVNVPFDIFTEEVKFYQLGEEALLKFREDEGFVREEEDRALPENEFKKQIWLLFEYPESSSPARGIAIVSVLVILISIVIFCLETLPEFRDDRDLIMALSTGGHGGLLNDTSAPHPENSGHTIFNDPFFIVETVCIVWFSFEFVVRCFACPSQALFFKNIMNIIDIVSILPYFITLGTDLAQQQGGGNGQQQQAMSFAILRIIRLVRVFRIFKLSRHSKGLQILGHTLRASMRELGLLIFFLFIGVILFSSAVYFAEADEPTTHFQSIPDAFWWAVVTMTTVGYGDMKPITVGGKIVGSLCAIAGVLTIALPVPVIVSNFNYFYHRETENEEQTQLTQNAVSCPYLPSNLLKKFRSSTSSSLGDKSEYLEMEEGVKESLCAKEKCQGKGDDSETDKNNCSNAKAVETDV